Proteins encoded by one window of Scatophagus argus isolate fScaArg1 chromosome 4, fScaArg1.pri, whole genome shotgun sequence:
- the imp4 gene encoding U3 small nucleolar ribonucleoprotein protein IMP4, which produces MLRREVRLRREYLYRKAQEDRLRTIEEKKQKLKGALDENRLLPTEVRKEALQLQKLLEFDDGGAEGVASHMDDEYKWAGVEDPKVMVTTSRDPSSRLKMFAKEVKLMFPGAQRMNRGNHEIAALVQACKSNNITDLVIVHETRGQPDGLTVCHLPFGPTAYFTLYNVVMRHDVPDIGTMSEAYPHLIFQNFTSRLGKRVSNILKYLFPVPKEDSMRVITFANQEDFISFRHHTYKKTDHKNIELTEVGPRFEMKLYMIKLGTLENESTADVEWRHHAYTHTAKKRRFLSVQ; this is translated from the exons ATG CTTCGTCGAGAGGTGAGACTGAGACGAGAGTACTTGTACAGGAAGGCCCAAGAGGACAGGCTTAGAACCATtgaggagaagaaacagaagctgAAGGGTGCACTTGATG aaAATCGTCTTCTTCCAACTGAGGTACGTAAAGAAGCTCTGCAGCTACAGAAACTCCTGGAGTTTGATGATGGAGGGGCAGAAG GTGTCGCCTCACACATGGATGATGAATATAAATGGGCTGGAGTTGAAGACCCTAAAGTCATGGTCACCACATCCAGAGACCCCAGCTCCAGACTCAAAATGTTTGCCAAG GAGGTAAAGCTGATGTTCCCTGGAGCTCAGCGTATGAACAGAGGAAACCATGAGATTGCTGCACTTGTGCAAGCCTGCAAATCCAACAACATTACAGACCTGGTCATCGTGCATGAAACAAGAGGACAGCCAG ATGGCCTTACGGTGTGCCACTTACCATTTGGACCCACAGCTTATTTCACACTTTACAATGTGGTAATGAGGCATGATGTTCCAGACATAGGCACCATGTCTGAAGCCTACCCCCACCTAATTTTTCAAAACTTCACCTCACGACTTGGCAAAAGG GTATCAAATATCCTGAAGTATCTTTTTCCAGTGCCGAAGGAAGACAGCATGCGTGTAATCACATTTGCCAACCAAGAGGACTTCATCAGTTTCAG ACATCACACCTACAAGAAAACAGACCACAAGAACATTGAGCTGACAGAAGTAGGACCCaggtttgaaatgaaat TGTACATGATTAAACTGGGCACCTTGGAGAATGAGAGCACGGCAGATGTGGAGTGGCGTCaccatgcatacacacacacggcaaAGAAAAGGAGGTTCCTCAGTGTGCAATAG
- the si:ch211-102c2.4 gene encoding uncharacterized protein si:ch211-102c2.4, with the protein MQQSPVSITQLNILFATTRLFAGLCEAVYWQKLTYPYELQRECLPRVWCRQNCTDCCTGFTFSRSMHLVDGGKLKITQGSHSFTVAVLKPSHGDGMYWCGVKSKNDTIIKLAEGYFHSFKNKTVFKC; encoded by the coding sequence ATGCAACAAAGTCCTGTGTCAATTACACAGTTAAATATTCTGTTCGCTACTACACGGTTGTTTGCAGGTCTGTGTGAGGCAGTGTACTGGCAAAAACTGACATATCCCTATGAACTGCAGCGTGAGTGCCTGCCAAGGGTTTGGTGCAGGCAGAACTGCACTGACTGCTGCACTGGCTTCACTTTCAGCCGGAGTATGCACTTAGTGGATGGAGGCAAACTGAAGATAACCCAGGGTTCACATTCCTTCACTGTGGCAGTGCTGAAGCCAAGCCATGGAGACGGAATGTACTGGTGCGGTGTGAAGAGCAAAAATGACACCATCATCAAGCTGGCTGAAGGCTATTTTCATAGCTTTAAGAACAAGACAGTGTTCAAATGTTAA